The following coding sequences lie in one Lelliottia jeotgali genomic window:
- a CDS encoding molecular chaperone TorD, PTS lactose-cellobiose transporter subunit IIA, with product MMIALEDAVMEIIVNAGQSRSLCFEALHAARQGNLDEAKSLLREADGYARQAHHMQTKLIEQDAGEARQPMTLIMVHAQDHLMNSLLARELSEEIIHLYQR from the coding sequence ATGATGATCGCATTAGAAGACGCCGTAATGGAAATTATCGTCAACGCCGGTCAGTCGCGTAGCCTGTGCTTTGAAGCCCTGCACGCGGCCCGGCAGGGCAACCTCGACGAAGCCAAAAGCCTGCTGCGCGAAGCCGATGGCTACGCGCGCCAGGCGCACCATATGCAGACCAAACTCATCGAACAGGACGCGGGCGAAGCCCGCCAGCCGATGACCTTAATTATGGTGCACGCCCAGGATCATTTAATGAATTCACTGTTAGCCCGTGAATTGTCCGAAGAGATTATTCATCTCTACCAGAGATAA